From Paenibacillus sp. PL2-23:
TGCGGATATCCGCCCAGAATGCCGTTATACATAAGAGCCGCGGGATACAGCGGATCATCATAGCCTACGCCAGTGCGCAGGCCCATATTGAGCTTGCCTTGACTGACCTCCATGCGATCCACTACAAATTTGGTTTCCTGAACGTTTCGCTTCACGACAGGTCGATTATAATGGGCCGGCATGCCGGGCTTCAGCCGGAAGGACTCCGACACCAGCCTCGTGACTTCCTCCAGCGTTGTGTCGCCGACAACATATAAATCCAGCGCGGCGTTATCCAGCCATCCCTCATAATGGCGATATAATGCTTCTGGAGTAATGGCGTCTACGGCGTTTAATTGGCCAAGCGGATGGAGACGGTAAGGCTCGCCCTGGCACATTTCCTCCAGGCACCGCTCAGCCGCGTAACGCACTTTATCATTGACGATGGCTTCAAGACGCTTCTTCAGCGTGATCTTCTCCGCATCCACATATTTGCTCCGGAAGCCGTTGCCCTCCAGACATGGCTCTGTCAGCACTTCTCCCAGAAAGCCGATGGACGCCGCTAACAAAGAATGCTCCGAGCTGACGAATCGGTCATTGATAACATCCATTCGAAATTGCACGATTTGAGAGTCGCCCCTCTTGTATACATCGAAGCCGAAGCCCGCGCCGTACATGTCGTCCAGCTTCTCGCGGAACGCGATGGTCTCCGGCGTCTTCGCGGTACCTCTTCGCAGCACGAAAGGAGTCAGCGCGACAGGCGTCACATGCTCCTCCTCCAGCGGCACCCCGGCAAACAAAGATATCGCAAACGTCTTGAAACGATTCGTAGGCAGCACATGCAGGCGGATACGCTCGTGCTGTCCTCTTTGGAATGAAGACACGCGGTTTGCTCCCTTCATTAACGCCGTTTTTTTCATTTTAACTCAACAGAAATGGAAGAAGCAACCACTGCTGCGCTTGCGCAGAAGCGGCTGCTTCCCCTATAACCCGACTATTTGGTCACATGCAGAAGATATGCTTCCCGATCGTCTTGATCTGTGTTCTCGTCCAAATCCAGCTCGAAGTGGCTGTGTTCGGATTGAAGTAATAGAGACAGCCGCCGCTGGGGTCCCAGCCGTTCAGCGCGTCCTCCACCGCCTCCTTGGCCTTGGCGTTCGGAGTTAAGTAGATTTGGCCATCCGCTACGGCTGTGAACGCCCTTGGCTGGAATATGACGCCGTAAACCGTGTTAGGGAAGCTCTCCGAGCGGACCCTGTTCAGGATGACCGCTGCCACCGCAACCTGACCCTCGTAAGGCTCGCCCCGAGCTTCGCCGTATACGGCGTTGGCCATAATCTGAAGATCATTATCCGACAAGCCTAGTCGATTCGACTTGGCCATATCGCTCCCGGCTGAAGTGGCGCTGCCTTGCCCGCTTCCGCCGGTTGAGGCATTGCCTCCGCCGCCAGCGCTGGTTGTGCCAGGCTTCCAGCCCTTACTGGCATCCACAAGCTTCTTCTTGGTGTCCGCGCCGACAACGCCGTCGGACTTCAGGCCGAATTTCCATTGAAACCAGGTAACCGCGCCTTTGGTCTTCGAGCCGAAGACGCCGTCGATCTTGCCATTGTAGTAACCGAGGTAGGTCAGCCGTCCTTGCAGCTCAGTCACATCGGCTCCGGAGGAGCCTGTCTTCAGCGTCGCGCTGCTAAACGTCTCGGCCGATTCGCCGAAGCTCCTCATCAAAGTCAGTGCGCCGAACACAAGCAGGACGATGATGGAGGTCACCGCTATCAAACGATTTCTCATGTAAGGATCTGCCTTTCTCTTGCAAGTTAGTTCGCTTCAGGTAGCGTTACCTAACTCTAGTATGAGAAAGTTGTCCAGCTTCTATGCACCGTCCGACCTATCTTATGAGCTGATTCGGCCGGCTTGCAGCTGCTCCAGCGTCATCAGCACCTCTCTCGGCTTGCTTCCCTCGTAAGGACCAACAACGCCGCGCGCTTCCATCTGATCAATCATGCGGGCCGCTCGGGTATAACCAACGCGCATTCTGCGCTGCAGCAAGGATACCGATGCCTGCTTCGCCTCCACTACAATCTGGACCGCTTGATCGAACAGCTCGTCCAGCTGCAGCTCGTCATTCTCCGTCTCCTCGTCGAGCTCCGGCACCAAATCCTCCTTGTACTCCGCTTCGCCCTGGTCTCTAGCATAGCCAACTAACGCTTCGACCTCCTGGTCGGACAGGAACGCCCCTTGCACCCGGATGGGCTTCGACATGCCGACAGGAAGGAATAGCATGTCACCCCTGCCCAACAGCTTCTCCGCTCCCGCCATATCCAGGATGGTACGGGAGTCGACCTGTGAGGAGACGCCGAATGCGATCCGTGAAGGAATATTCGCCTTGATAACGCCTGTAATAACGTCCACCGAAGGCCGCTGTGTCGCTATGATGAGATGGATGCCTGCCGCTCTCGCCATTTGGGCCAGCCTGGCGATGGAATCCTCAACATCGCCGGCGGCAACCATCATGAGGTCGGCCAGCTCGTCAACGATGACGACAATATAAGGAAGGACCGCTGCGGGATTATCCGCCATCAACGTATTATAGCCCTCAATGTTCCTTGTTGACGACTTGGAGAACAGCTCATAACGCTTCTCCATTTCCACGACTATCTTCTTGAGCGCCAGCGATGCTCGGCGCGGATCTGTGACAACTGGCGCCAGCAAATGAGGGATGCCGTTGTAGACATTCAGCTCCACCATCTTGGGATCAATCATCAGAAACTTCACTTCATCCGGCTTTGCTTTGTACAGGATGCTTGTAATGATGCCATTAATACAAACCGATTTGCCGGAGCCAGTCGCACCGGCTACAAGCAAGTGAGGCATCTTGGCCAGATTGCCGACGATTGTCCCTCCGGATATATCTCTGCCAAAGGCGATGGACAGCTTGGCGGAGGAGTTAAGGAACGCCGGCGTCTCCATAACCTCCCGCATCGTCACGACGGACACCTCCATGTTGGGCACCTCGATGCCAATAGCGGATTTACCCGGAATGGGCGCTTCCATCCGAACGTCCTTGGCAGCCAGAGCGAGGGCGATGTCATCCGTCAGCCCCACGATGCGGCTCACCTTGACTCCCGTTGCCGGCTGCACCTCATAACGGGTAACCGCAGGGCCCCTCACAACATCCAGCACCTTCGCGCGAACGCCGAAGCTCTCCAGCGTCGCCTCCAGCTTGCGCTTGGAGTCATACATATCAGCGGCTTCGCTTCCTTTGGCAAGTCCGTTCGGCTTGTGCAGCAAGGTGAACGGCGGCAGACGATACGGCTTCTCCGCCTTAGCGGCGGCTTCATCCGCCATGGGACGCCGAGGCACTCCCTCCGCAGGCTCCTCACCTGACACAATGGCATCGGAATCCAACAATGGATTATGCTCCGACTCCTGCGCGTCTGCCCCTATATGCTCGTCTGACTGTAGATCCGTCCTGTCAGCATCATCCTGTATGGATTCCGCCCCATGCGCCGACGCATCCCAGCCCTGCAAGGGCTCATCATAGCCCTCTGACTCGTGGCGCAGAAGCTGCTCCGCTCGGTTGTCGACTTCCGGCATTTCTTCATCCCATGGAGGCCCATCGTTATCGTCGCGGCCCCCTTCCTTGGAAGCCTGCTGCTCGCTCTCGCTAAGCTTCCCTCCGGCGGGCTCCCAATCATCGCCAAGCTCCTTCTGCCAGGCTGGCTTGGCATCGTCCTGGGACGAGGGCTCCAGAGGCTGATGGGACAGCTCCCAATCGTCATGCCCCGGATGCGCTTCCTTGCCAGGCTGCTCCTCCTGCTTCCATGCGAAGAAGAGGGATCTCTTCTTCTTAACGGGCGCTGGCTGATACAGCGTGTCGTCCGCATCATCCATCGTCCCGTCATGCTCCCCATCACCCGGCCCCATTGCAGTAGCATTGGCAAGTGCGGCCTCCGCCGCTCGGCGCTTGCGCATGGCGGCACGTTTCGCATTCAGCAGCTTGATCAGACGGGCCGTCCGCTTGCGAAGCGTACCCAGCAGCTCTACATAGGATTTGCCTGTAATGAGCATAAACGCAATCGCGAACATGACAATGTTCATAATAACCGCGCCGTAATACCCGAACAGCATGAAGAATAAAGCGTATTGGATCGCTCCGACATAGCCTCCGCTAATCGACTTCTCCCGAATGGACACATCCAGCTCTGGAGAGACGGAGATCAGCTGATCTCGTAGGTCGGTGCCGAGCGTAGACAGAATCACGCTGCTTGTCAGCGCCTCGCCCTCCACCCCGGCAAATCGCAAATTCACTTCGGAGATGGAGCTGCTGAGCGTGAACGCCAGCACAAGAATCAGCAGTCCCGTCTTGCGGCTGGACCATGCCTTGGGCCAAGCCCGCTTGACCATAACGCTGAGACCCACATAAATGCCGACCAGCGCCAGCACAAAATAAAACTTGCCAAGCACGAGTCCGAACAGCTTGGACAATGCTCGCCCGACTGTCGCTTCCCCCGACATGGCAATGATGGATATCGTAATAAGCAATATGCCGTATACTTCATATTTCAACTGAGCGCCAATGGATTTCTTCCGTCTCTTCTTTGCCAATTCCGTCACCTCTGGTCTACCATTATATCACAGACGTGACGGTTTGGACTATGACGGGTGCTGGCGCCCCTGAGACTTCCTAATTCGTATCGTAATAGACGATGGAGCCAGGAGCCAGCTCCGGTCGCAAATAATCATTCAGCGAGCACTGCAGCAATCGAACGACCCTGCCCATCCCATGGGCAATGGGCACCACTTGCAGCATAATATCCCCTCGCCATACCTCGCAGGTCTCCTCCGCCTCATCTCCGAAGCCTTGCAGGACAAGCTCCAGAGGCATTGTCGTGTGCAGCGTCATTGCGTCATGCCACCTCCTGTCGGAACGAGTGCCGACGCTCTTCTCATTTCAATCATGCCGTTCAGCTCGCGCAGGGCATCGCCCAAGCCGCCCACTGCATTCATTAGCCCATGCTTGACGGCGTCGGTGCCAATAACCGTTGTGCCGATATCTCGGGTCAGCTCACCCGTCTTGAACATCAGCTGCTTGAACGTGGCCTCGGTGACTTGGGAGTGGGAGGTTACGAATCGGACAACACGCTCCTGCATTTTGTCCAAATATTCGAAGGTCTGCGGAACGCCGATGACCAGTCCGTTCAAGCGAATGGGGTGAATCGTCATCGTTGCGGTTTCGGCGATAAATGAATAATTGCCCGCCACCGCAATGGGCACGCCGATGGAATGACCGCCGCCTAATACGAGCGTCACCGTCGGCTTGGACAGAGTCGAGATCATTTCGGCGATGGCCAGACCCGCCTCCACATCTCCGCCTACCGTATTCAGCACGATAAGCACACCTTCAATTTTCGGATTTTGCTCCGCTGCGACGAGCTGCGGAATAATATGCTCATATTTAGTCGTTTTGTTCTGCGGGGGCAATATCATATGCCCTTCTACTTGTCCAATAATGGTCATGCAGTAGATGTTCGACTCCCCAGGAGACGGCGAAGACGCGGTTCCCAGCTGTTGAATATTTTCAACCGCAGGGTTCAGCTTTCGCTTGTCATCCCCCATAGGCTGTTCCGGTTGCTCGTTGTTTACAGTTCTGGACGGAAATAACGTGTCAGTCATACATCTATCCCCTTTTGGCTTCGAATCAGTGGCTCATCATAGTATGGGGTCGAATGCCTTTTTTATACCGCCCTTGCTCCTTGATCCATGAGGGCCAACAATAGAAAAACGCTCTTCCCGTCCGCATGCGGAGGAAAGAGCGTATTCGTATCGTGATGGGTTATCGTCGATTAGACTTCCATGATAATCGGCAGGATCATGGGACGACGACGAGTTTGCTCGTACAGGAATCGGCCAAGCGCATCCTTCACATTCGTCTTCAGGGATGCCCACTCATTGACCTTGTCGTTCATCAGCTTGTTCAGCGTAGAAGTGACAATGCGGTTGGCCTCATCCAGCAAGCCCTCGGACTCGCGGACATATACAAATCCGCGGGAGATGATGTCCGGACCGGACAGGATTGTGCCGTCCTGCTTGCTCAGCGTGACGACCACGACCAGAATGCCGTCCTGCGACAGAAGCTTACGGTCACGGAGAACAATGTTCCCTACGTCGCCGACGCCCAGTCCGTCAATCAGCACATTGCCTGCCTGCACCTTCGCGCCTTTGCGGGCAACGCCGCCTTGCACTTCAACCGTATCGCCGTTATCGACGATGAAGATGTTCTCGCGTTCCATACCGATGGCTTCCCCAAGCTTCGCATGCTGGCGAAGCATCCGATATTCACCGTGAATGGGAATAAAGTACTTCGGCTTAATCAGGTTGAGCATCAGCTTCAGCTCTTCCTGACTGCCATGGCCGGAGACGTGCACACCGGATACGGAGCCTGGTCCATAGATGACGTTGGCACCCAGTCGGAACAGCTCGTCCACCGTGCGTCCAACATAACGCTCGTTGCCCGGAATCGGCGTCGCGGCAATGATCACCGTATCCCCTGGCAATATATCAACCTTGCGATGCGTGGAACGCGCCATGCGCGTAAGCGCGGACATCGGCTCGCCCTGGCTGCCTGTGCATAGGATAACAACGCGATCAGCAGCCAGCTTGTTCACTTCCTCCGGCTCAATCAGCATGCCTTCCGGAATGTTCAAATATCCAAGCTCCGAAGCGATGCCAACCACGTTCACCATGCTGCGGCCTACGACTGCAATCTTGCGGCGAGTTGCGATCGAGGCATTAATAATTTGTTGAATCCGGTGCACGTTGGAGGCGAAGGTAGCCACAACAACGCGCTGAGTCGACTTGCGGAAGATATCCTCCAGCTCATCTCCAACATTGCTCTCCGAAGGCGTGTAGCCCGGTCTCTCGGCGTTCGTGCTGTCCGACAGAAGCGCCAGCACGCCGCGGCTGCCAATCTCCGCTATGCGCTGGAGATCCGCGAATTGATCGTTAACCGGCGTGTGATCGAACTTGAAGTCACCCGTGTGAACGACAATGCCCTCCGGTGTTTCCAGGCATACGCCAACGGAATCCGGAATACTGTGGTTCGTCTTGAAGAAGCTTGCGCGAATTGTGCCCATCTGAACCTCGGAATCGGCATTGATCAGAATGCGCTTCGTCTCGCCCAGCAGTCCAGCTTCCTTCAGCTTGCCCTCAATCAGGCCCAGCGTCAGTTTTGTTCCATACACAGGCACGTTCAGATGCTTCAGCACGTATGGCAATCCGCCGATATGGTCCTCATGGCCATGCGTGATGAGAATGCCGCGAACCTTGTCGCGATTCTCCGTCAGGTAAGAGATGTCCGGAATGACGATGTCGATGCCCAGCATGTCCTCCTCTGGAAACTTCAGGCCCGAATCGACGACGACGATGTCGTTGTTGTATTGAATGACGTACATATTTTTCCCGATTTCGCCCACTCCGCCAAGTGCGAAGATCAGCAGCTTATCTTGGTTGTTCTTTTTTGACAAGTGAATCTATACCTCCTACAAATTGTAATAAAAGCATTATCTATACATACTCAGATAAACGTCAGATGCCGCTCTGACGATCTCTTCAAAAATCAAATCATTTTATTGCCGCACCCAGTCACTTGTGTTTTATTATACATGAAGAAAAAGATGGAATACAAGTAATACCGGAGAATACATAAAAACCAGCCCGGCAGACGCAGGCTCAAACAGAAAGCCGATGCTGCTCGCACCGGCTTCTAAAGCGTCTCTCAGACGTATGAATTAGGACAAGAGCTTGCGCAAATAATCGGCTTCCGACTCATTCGCGCTCACAAGCGGCAGACGCACGCCGCCTACCGGCATACCCTTCAAGCCCAGCGCGAATTTGACCGCAACGGGGTTAGGCACAGGATGAGGACAATAAAACAGGCCTTTGAATACGGGGAACAGCTCACCGTTCAGACGGGCGGCTTCCTTCACGTTGCCGCTGACGTAGGCTTCAATCATCTCTCGCATCTTCGTCCCCACAATGTGGCTTGCTACACTTATGATGCCGTAAGCGCCCACGGACATAGCAGGCAGGGCTGCGCTGTCGTCCCCGCTGTACACCAGGAAGCCTTCCGGCGCGCCGCTAATAATTTGCGTCAGCTGCTCCAGAGAAGCGCAGTCCTTGGTAGCGACTACATTATCAAGCTCCGCAAGGCGAAGTGTCGTCTGAACGGAAATATTAATACCGGTACGGCCTTCGACATTGTACAGGATGACAGGCAGCTTCGTGGATTCCGCAATGGCTTTGAAATGCTGGAACAGCCCCTCCTGCGACGGCTTGTTGTAATAAGGAGCGACGAGCAGCACGCCATCCACTCCGCAGAGCTCCGCTTCCTTCGTCAGATGGATGGAATGGGCGGTATTGTTGCTGCCCGTTCCCGCGATCACCTTGCAGCGGCCCGCCGCGTGCTTCACGACAAATCGGAACAGCTTCAGCTTCTCTTCCTCCGATAACGTCGGCGACTCGCCTGTCGTACCGGATACAATCAAGCTGTCGGATTGCTGTTCATCAATTAAATAGTGAATTAATTTCTCCGTCGTCTGCCAGTCGATTTGTCCATCAGCATCGAACGGGGTCACCATCGCGGTGATCAATCTGCCGAACTCCATGGGGATCTGCCTCCTAATTGTTACATCTAATCAATAAGTGCGAATTTATGGACCATCCGTCTCCCGGTGCAGGTCGAACTTGGCGTGCAGCGCTCTAAGCGCTTTGGCCATATCCTCCTGCTGGACGAGAACCCATATGGTCATATTGGAATCAGCGGACTGCATGATTGTAACGCCCTGCTCCGTTAAAGCCTCCACAATACGAGCCATTACACCCGGCTGACCGCTCATGCCTCCGCCGATGACGGAAATTTTGGCGCAGCCGGATACGGCCGTGGGAGCAAAGCCGGATTGCCTCAGCAATTGCAATGCATGTTCCGCGTCATGATCAAACACCGTATAGACGGCCCCGCTTGGCGTCACGTTAATGAAATCGACGCTGATATGATGTTTGGCCATCGTCTGAAACACTTGAAGCTGCATATCATTGCGCCCGTCGAGCGCCTTGACTGTAATCTGCGTTACGCCGGCTACATGAGCAATACCCGTCACATAACGGTCCTTGACCGCCTGTGCAGCGGGCGGCGTGTCCGTGACTAGCGTGCCCGGCTCATCGGAGAAGGTCGACCGCACGCGCACCGGAATTCGAGCCTGCTGAGCAACCTCAACCGCTCGAGGATGTATGACCTTGGCACCCTGGCGCGCCATGTTGCCTATCTCCGTATAGCTTACGCAAGCCAGCTGTCTCGCTTCCGCCACAAAACGCGGATCCGCCGTTAACAACCCATTGACATCGGTATAAATATCTACGAGCTCCGCCCGCAGCGCAGCGCCCAGCGCGGTTGCAGACGTATCGCTGCCGCCGCGTCCAAGCGTTGTGAGGTCGCCGGCCGCCGTTACGCCTTGGAAGCCCGTCACAACCACGACCTTGTCCTGTCGAAGCAGCCCCATAATCCGATCCGTTCCGATCGACTTGATTCTGGCGTTGCCGAACTGATCGTCGGTCAGGATTCCCGCTCCTCCGCCAGTGAGCGCGGTTGAGGGAATCCCTCTGGACAGGAGCAGGCTGCACAAGGCGGCGGCCGAGATCATCTCTCCGCAGCCCAGCAGCAAATCCCTCTCCCTTGGGGGCAAGGCCCCTTCATTGTCTTGCATCAAGGAAAGCAGCGTATCCGTTGCATACGGATCGCCCTTGCGTCCCATCGCCGAGACAACGACGACGACGGCGAAGCCGTCCTCCCGTTCCCTGGCTATATGACGAATAACGCGGTCTCTAGCTTGCTCGGTTGATAGCGAGGTTCCTCCGAATTTCTGAACCAGAATTCGCATATCGTCCCCCTCCAATATCCACCGAAGACGAGAGCAGCGTTATACCCGTTGTGTATTCCATTAACCTCTTGCGATCCCTGTTGCTACTATTCATATATCCTGCTGCAGCTTGTTGCAGGTTGTCGGAGACCATCCGCATGACTCGACCCCATTCGACAAGTCCGAACCATACGTCGACGAATACGCCAGTAAGCCTACACTGACGCTTCCGCCGCAAGCGGGTACTGCCCATGGACGAGGGGAACAACGCGATTGCATCTCCCCTGGCGCGTCCTCAAGCAGCTGCTTGGCGTCTTCCAGTTCCAAATTATTAAGCTACGCTTACGAAAAACGTTCGATCAGGAGCGGCTGAAGCTGACGCCCTTGTAGCGCGGCTTCACACGCCTCCATCACCAGATCCATTCTCGCAACCAAAGAATTGGGCTTCTGAGTAGGATTATCTTGACCAAATGGCACAAAATAAATATGTTTAGCCACTAGAAGCTTTGCAATATTAGCGGCATTCAAGCCCAAGCCGTCGTTCGTCGAGATCGCCAGCACAAGGGGACGGCCGTTGCGCATTTGCGCTTTCGCCGCCATCAGTACGGCGCTATCCGTAATGGCGTTAGCCAGCCTGCTCGTCGTGTTGCCAGTGCATGGAGCAATAACAAGCACGTCAAGCAGCTTGGATGGTCCAAGCGGCTCCGCCTGAACGATAGTCGAAATAATCTCGTTGCCCGTAATGCCGGTCAACCGCTCCTGCCATTCCTTGGCCGTGCCGAATCTTGTATCCGTCGTAATCAATGAATTCGACACGATCGGCACAACATTGGCGCCTGCGTCCACAAACCGTTTGATCTCCGGCATAACCTCTGCGAATGTGCAGTGAGAGCCCGACAATGCGTAGCCTACCGTAATCCCGTTCCAATTCATATCCCATTCCCCCGCTCCATCGTGTCTTCCATAATCAGTTGCGATAAACAATCCGCTATGATCCGACCTGCTGTCTTGGGAGCCACGATACCGGGGAGACCGGGTGCAAGCATCGCCTTGATACCCCGCTTCTCAGCGAAGCGGAAGTCCGTTCCGCCAGGCTTCGACGCGAGGTCGATGATGACGGTCCGTGACGGTAAATTTGCGATAATTTGCGCTGTGACTATCATAGTCGGAATTGTATTAAAAAGCAAGTCAATATTCCCTACGTTTTGCAACAAGCTGCCCATGTAAAAAGGCTTAAAACCCATCTCCGAGGCGCGTGCAAAATGCTCCGATCTTCGCACGCCAACCTTCACGTTGGCGCCCAAGCCTTGAAGCGTTCTTGCCATCGTAAATCCAGTCCGGCCAAAGCCGAGCACCATGGCACTGGATCCGTGAATCGTAATGTCGGTATGCTGGATCGCCATCATCAATGCGCCTTCCGCCGTCGGTATGGAGTTGTAGATCGCTACGTCATCCCGGTCGAACAGCTCGACCAGCGCAATGCCCTTCTCCTCGCAAAGGCCTCGGAGATACGGCTTCGCCATTCCGGTATACACCTTGCAGTGCAAGGGAAGCTTCGCAATATGGGAACGCGTCAGCTTCAGCTCGCGATCGCTGAATACGGTATGGATCACACCTTGATCGTCCGTTCCGACCGCCGGCAGCAGCAGAGCGTCTACGCCCTCGAACAGCGCTTCATCGAACTCTGCATGTACGGCTCCGTCCAACGACGAGTGCAGGCCGTCGAAGCCGCAGACCGTGACGCTCGCATCCAGCTCGCTCAGCTTTCGAATGACCTCAAGCTGACGCGCGTCGCCGCCCAGCAGCAGTACTTGAACGCCTGTTAGCATCGGGCTTCACTCCCTTCTGGCAAATAGATATAGACCATCGTATGCTTCCGCCCAAGGCAGGGTGAAAAAAAGCGCACAAAAAAAGATCGGAACGCCTCCGCGCTCCGATCTCACTTCTATTATTTGACGCCTGTATGCCCGAAGCCGCCCGCTCCTCGAACCGTATCCGGAAGCTCATCGGCCTCCTCAATTACGACGGAAGGCACCTCCTGGAACACCATCTGGGCAATTCTTTCGCCGCGCGTAATGACGAACGGCTCGGACCCCAAATTTGCAAGCAGCACCTTCACTTCGCCCCTGTAATCAGCGTCGATTGTGCCAGGCGAGTTCAAGCAGGTAATGCCGTGCTTGTAAGCGAGACCGCTTCTTGGACGAATCTGCGCCTCCAGCTCCTTCGGCATCGCCATCGCGAAGCCCGTTGGCACCAGCACGCGCTCGCCTGGGGCGAGCGTCATCGGCTCCTCGACGGCGGC
This genomic window contains:
- a CDS encoding pitrilysin family protein, whose protein sequence is MKGANRVSSFQRGQHERIRLHVLPTNRFKTFAISLFAGVPLEEEHVTPVALTPFVLRRGTAKTPETIAFREKLDDMYGAGFGFDVYKRGDSQIVQFRMDVINDRFVSSEHSLLAASIGFLGEVLTEPCLEGNGFRSKYVDAEKITLKKRLEAIVNDKVRYAAERCLEEMCQGEPYRLHPLGQLNAVDAITPEALYRHYEGWLDNAALDLYVVGDTTLEEVTRLVSESFRLKPGMPAHYNRPVVKRNVQETKFVVDRMEVSQGKLNMGLRTGVGYDDPLYPAALMYNGILGGYPHSKLFINVREKESLAYYAASRLDGHKGICTIQSGIEFANYDKAVEIIKAQLESMKAGQLSDLEINQTKAMISGHLRELQDSAYEMLSYDFNSVLTGNSRSSMELMEQVQAVTPGDIVKVAEQVQLDTVYFLRDRKEA
- the sleB gene encoding spore cortex-lytic enzyme; the protein is MRNRLIAVTSIIVLLVFGALTLMRSFGESAETFSSATLKTGSSGADVTELQGRLTYLGYYNGKIDGVFGSKTKGAVTWFQWKFGLKSDGVVGADTKKKLVDASKGWKPGTTSAGGGGNASTGGSGQGSATSAGSDMAKSNRLGLSDNDLQIMANAVYGEARGEPYEGQVAVAAVILNRVRSESFPNTVYGVIFQPRAFTAVADGQIYLTPNAKAKEAVEDALNGWDPSGGCLYYFNPNTATSSWIWTRTQIKTIGKHIFCM
- a CDS encoding DNA translocase FtsK, which encodes MAKKRRKKSIGAQLKYEVYGILLITISIIAMSGEATVGRALSKLFGLVLGKFYFVLALVGIYVGLSVMVKRAWPKAWSSRKTGLLILVLAFTLSSSISEVNLRFAGVEGEALTSSVILSTLGTDLRDQLISVSPELDVSIREKSISGGYVGAIQYALFFMLFGYYGAVIMNIVMFAIAFMLITGKSYVELLGTLRKRTARLIKLLNAKRAAMRKRRAAEAALANATAMGPGDGEHDGTMDDADDTLYQPAPVKKKRSLFFAWKQEEQPGKEAHPGHDDWELSHQPLEPSSQDDAKPAWQKELGDDWEPAGGKLSESEQQASKEGGRDDNDGPPWDEEMPEVDNRAEQLLRHESEGYDEPLQGWDASAHGAESIQDDADRTDLQSDEHIGADAQESEHNPLLDSDAIVSGEEPAEGVPRRPMADEAAAKAEKPYRLPPFTLLHKPNGLAKGSEAADMYDSKRKLEATLESFGVRAKVLDVVRGPAVTRYEVQPATGVKVSRIVGLTDDIALALAAKDVRMEAPIPGKSAIGIEVPNMEVSVVTMREVMETPAFLNSSAKLSIAFGRDISGGTIVGNLAKMPHLLVAGATGSGKSVCINGIITSILYKAKPDEVKFLMIDPKMVELNVYNGIPHLLAPVVTDPRRASLALKKIVVEMEKRYELFSKSSTRNIEGYNTLMADNPAAVLPYIVVIVDELADLMMVAAGDVEDSIARLAQMARAAGIHLIIATQRPSVDVITGVIKANIPSRIAFGVSSQVDSRTILDMAGAEKLLGRGDMLFLPVGMSKPIRVQGAFLSDQEVEALVGYARDQGEAEYKEDLVPELDEETENDELQLDELFDQAVQIVVEAKQASVSLLQRRMRVGYTRAARMIDQMEARGVVGPYEGSKPREVLMTLEQLQAGRISS
- a CDS encoding YlzJ-like family protein, with the translated sequence MTLHTTMPLELVLQGFGDEAEETCEVWRGDIMLQVVPIAHGMGRVVRLLQCSLNDYLRPELAPGSIVYYDTN
- a CDS encoding ATP-dependent Clp protease proteolytic subunit; this translates as MGDDKRKLNPAVENIQQLGTASSPSPGESNIYCMTIIGQVEGHMILPPQNKTTKYEHIIPQLVAAEQNPKIEGVLIVLNTVGGDVEAGLAIAEMISTLSKPTVTLVLGGGHSIGVPIAVAGNYSFIAETATMTIHPIRLNGLVIGVPQTFEYLDKMQERVVRFVTSHSQVTEATFKQLMFKTGELTRDIGTTVIGTDAVKHGLMNAVGGLGDALRELNGMIEMRRASALVPTGGGMTQ
- a CDS encoding ribonuclease J, with product MSKKNNQDKLLIFALGGVGEIGKNMYVIQYNNDIVVVDSGLKFPEEDMLGIDIVIPDISYLTENRDKVRGILITHGHEDHIGGLPYVLKHLNVPVYGTKLTLGLIEGKLKEAGLLGETKRILINADSEVQMGTIRASFFKTNHSIPDSVGVCLETPEGIVVHTGDFKFDHTPVNDQFADLQRIAEIGSRGVLALLSDSTNAERPGYTPSESNVGDELEDIFRKSTQRVVVATFASNVHRIQQIINASIATRRKIAVVGRSMVNVVGIASELGYLNIPEGMLIEPEEVNKLAADRVVILCTGSQGEPMSALTRMARSTHRKVDILPGDTVIIAATPIPGNERYVGRTVDELFRLGANVIYGPGSVSGVHVSGHGSQEELKLMLNLIKPKYFIPIHGEYRMLRQHAKLGEAIGMERENIFIVDNGDTVEVQGGVARKGAKVQAGNVLIDGLGVGDVGNIVLRDRKLLSQDGILVVVVTLSKQDGTILSGPDIISRGFVYVRESEGLLDEANRIVTSTLNKLMNDKVNEWASLKTNVKDALGRFLYEQTRRRPMILPIIMEV
- the dapA gene encoding 4-hydroxy-tetrahydrodipicolinate synthase — its product is MEFGRLITAMVTPFDADGQIDWQTTEKLIHYLIDEQQSDSLIVSGTTGESPTLSEEEKLKLFRFVVKHAAGRCKVIAGTGSNNTAHSIHLTKEAELCGVDGVLLVAPYYNKPSQEGLFQHFKAIAESTKLPVILYNVEGRTGINISVQTTLRLAELDNVVATKDCASLEQLTQIISGAPEGFLVYSGDDSAALPAMSVGAYGIISVASHIVGTKMREMIEAYVSGNVKEAARLNGELFPVFKGLFYCPHPVPNPVAVKFALGLKGMPVGGVRLPLVSANESEADYLRKLLS
- the dapG gene encoding aspartate kinase translates to MRILVQKFGGTSLSTEQARDRVIRHIAREREDGFAVVVVVSAMGRKGDPYATDTLLSLMQDNEGALPPRERDLLLGCGEMISAAALCSLLLSRGIPSTALTGGGAGILTDDQFGNARIKSIGTDRIMGLLRQDKVVVVTGFQGVTAAGDLTTLGRGGSDTSATALGAALRAELVDIYTDVNGLLTADPRFVAEARQLACVSYTEIGNMARQGAKVIHPRAVEVAQQARIPVRVRSTFSDEPGTLVTDTPPAAQAVKDRYVTGIAHVAGVTQITVKALDGRNDMQLQVFQTMAKHHISVDFINVTPSGAVYTVFDHDAEHALQLLRQSGFAPTAVSGCAKISVIGGGMSGQPGVMARIVEALTEQGVTIMQSADSNMTIWVLVQQEDMAKALRALHAKFDLHRETDGP
- a CDS encoding dipicolinate synthase subunit B, which produces MNWNGITVGYALSGSHCTFAEVMPEIKRFVDAGANVVPIVSNSLITTDTRFGTAKEWQERLTGITGNEIISTIVQAEPLGPSKLLDVLVIAPCTGNTTSRLANAITDSAVLMAAKAQMRNGRPLVLAISTNDGLGLNAANIAKLLVAKHIYFVPFGQDNPTQKPNSLVARMDLVMEACEAALQGRQLQPLLIERFS